The genomic interval TCCAACTGTTTGGCCTGGACCTCCCGCTGggtcaccagctcccggagccttCGGATCTCGTCTTGTTGCCGATAGAACATCTGCAGCAGCTGGGAGAGCACAGAGCAGAGCGGAGGGTCACTGGGCTGTCCTGGGATGCAAGGGTGCAGGACCCCAGCAGAAAGCACTGACATTGCCCCTTTGTCACTCAGAAAGGGGGGTGATGATATGAACATGGCTGAGACTTGAGGGCGCAGCCACGGTAGATCTTTTACAAAAACCTTGTTTTCTTCACCCaggaaatgaaattcaaaaaagaacTGACGTTTCAGATATTTCTTGTTTCCTTAGATTTCCCCACGGGTGGAGAAAAGGGTACTTGACCCTGAAGTTCTAGAGACTGGAGTTTTCACCACCACtaacctgtgtgaccttggacaggttaCTTACCcctctgaatttcagtttcttcCCCTGGAAACTGGGGGTCAGAAAACTAACCTCAGCATTATTACAATTGCTGCCAGTGTACAGGATGGCACTAGATGTTGGGTGTTTCCCCTAAGGATCTCTGTTATTCCACTGAATGCTGACAACACCCCATGAGGGCGGGAAGTAGTATTAATGCTCCCACGTCACcactgtggaaactgaggctggggggGATTCAGCCTCTGAGTCCCAGAATTAGCGCTCAGGAGAGCCAGACTCAGAATCCCTCCATGAGACACCAACCCTTGTATCTGTTAGCTGCTACTTACTCTCGGGGCTGTTGAGAAAACACAATCAGATGATACGAGTGCCTATCTAAGTGGGACCCGGCACATGGTAGGCACTTAATAAAAGTTGACTCTAAGAGCACAGAAAATCCTAGAGAGTCAGAACCGGAAGGGACTTTAATATCCAAGTCAAACCCTTGCCTTTTTACAGATGGTTCTTCACCATCTGTAAGTAAACCCACCATATCTTGGCATGTGGGTGGTGCTCATGACCTGCTTGTTAAGTGAACCAGCAAGGTGAGTTAAGTGGCCAGGCCAGGCCACACCGTGGGTCATTTTTCTCACCCTcactttctccctcccctccccagctgctCCCCTCCCTTGGTAGACCCAGCCCCGCCATGTTCGCACCTCGTTCTCTGTCTTTGGTGGGGGGCATTCGAAGATGTCAAAGCCATCTGAGAGCCAGgttttcttctcctcctgtctgtgTTCTGCCGCCCACCTTGGCGCCTTCTCCTCTAGCAGGGAGAAGGGCCTCCGGCCATCCTCTGCAACCAGGCTTTCTGTCTGGTTGAAGAGATGAGGCGAGGTGGGGGCCGTGGGCATGGAGAGGGTTCTCTCTGAAGGCAGAGGCTGCGGGCTCAGAGGCTCGGCACCAGGCCTAAGGGACATCAGGACGGGCTCTGGGAGGGAAGCAGAGGGTTGTGAGAGGCTGGAGAGCCCCTGAACAGACGGGCCTGAGGGGTGCTGACACACACGGAGCCGCACACAGACACAAAGATACATGCCACACGGGTGGCCCCATGCAGACAGGCACAAGCCCACAGGCTAGAGCAGAGTGCAAATGTACACTCATGTGATAAAGCGAGGCTTGGTTTGCAGGGGCTGCCCCAGAACACCATGAGCTCCTCCTGCCTGTGCTGCACTCTGCCATCTACCAGTTCACGAATTCTCCCAACACCCACCTCCCACTGGGCAGGCCCTTGTGTTGGCAGACCCAGGAGGGAGGGTCagggcaggcagaggggcagaAGGGCCCGGGAAGGGGCCACTGCCTACAGGGTCTCTGGGGTTAAAGAGTAATTGCAGAAGTGGTGGGAGGATGGGCAGGGGATCCAGCTGGGACTGTCCAGTCACTCTGCATAGTCCAGGGTATAAAGACATTTTCCATGGAGCAAAATTCCTTGAATTGGGGAGAGTTTCCTGAGCCACTAGGGGCAAGCCCCTTCCTGCCTCGATCCGCGTATATGCATCCTAATGGCCAGAGTCTCACCaactggacccccaggaaaggCCCCTAGTTGCTCTTAACCAACTGTCAACCACCAATCCTCTGGGGTTATGGGTTATGGGAAGACACAAATATCAGCCAGACCCTCTCAGCCACTTGGGGCCACTGGACACTCCAGTGTCCCCCACATTCACCTGGGCCTTTTCTCTGCCTTCCTCACCTTTATTCATCCCACTGAGCCACTCCTGGGCTGTCAGAGAGGGCTGGGCACTGGCCGTGGGCGGGTAGATGTCCTCTTGGTAAGATTCTGACTGCAGGAGCAATCAGGACAGTGAGAGTGGGGATGGTTGGGGGAACCTCTTAGAGAGCCTGGGGTGCAGACTCTCCCCCCGACCCCTGTgagtggaggaaactgaggcccagagcaaaGGCACGTGCCCCAGGTCGCGGAGTAACTCAAGAGCAGCAGTAGCGGGGAGGGCACACTGACCATGAGAAAGGCTTCCCTTTGATGGGGGGCCATCAGCCTCCCGGTGGATCCCCAGGGGGATGGGCTCCAGGCTCCAGgtcccaggctcctcctcctccaggaggggtTCCTCCCTTGGAGATGGCTCCTACCGCCCTTACCCGTCGGGGTACAATCATGGATACAGGCTCGATGAGGCTTTTGGTTGTGATCAACTTGTAGAAACGGAAGATCTCACAGGAGGACACGTCGAGACCTCTCTTTGGCATAACACCTGTGGGTAGATGACGGAAGAGGGCCAAGGGATTCctcagctggggcctggggcaccAGGGCCCCAGGGTGAGTGGCAAAGCCAGGCTGCACACCTGGATGTGAACAGAGACCACCCTCCTCCCACTGTTCTTCCCTCAACAAAGCGTCCTACATTGggtcaggccctgtgctggggagATGGGGTTAGAACCATCagactttgccttccatcttCAAGGATTTTAGCCAGACTTTTACAGGAAGTGTGCTCTGCTCTAGGCCCTCCATCACTATCCCCACAGCTCCCAACCCACATggtctttataaaaaaaaaaattatttatttaagttgtgccacttaaaaaaaaaaaatttaggttgCACTGAGTCTCAATTGCAGCATATGGAcacttagttgcggcatgtggggcccgaccagggattgaacccaggccccctgcattgggagtgtggagcgtgacctgctggaccaccagggaattcccctagaTGCCCTTAATACAGCGACTCCAGCTTCCCTTTGATTAATGTCAGCACGctcttatctttctccatttacttttaatctaGCTGTGTCTTTATGTataagtgggtttcttgtagaggGCGCAGAGCTGCATCctgtcttgttttgtttcttaccCCTAAACACACTTAAGAACTAGGGCCTCTTTTAGGTCAGTGTCCCCCATCTTCTTGCTACTGTTGTAACTGCTCAACTTTCAGCTACGACACCTTCATACTCTCCCCATGCCTTGCtcggcttcccttttggctcctCAGGtcttgcctcctccaggaagccctccctggctTCTTCCTGCGTGCTCCCAGAGAACATCCCACATACCTCAAGTAGAGCTCCCATTGACTCAGAGTGTTGACCTGCGCTGCTTTTAGGGTGGGGCCTGCAGCTGACTCATCCCTGTCTCCCAGGCCCCCGTGGCCTCCGTGTCCCACACTCACCGATCCCCTTCTGTGGATTATAGGAGTGGTATTCCATCAGGTAGTTCAGGTGAGGTTTGTTGGCACTGATTTCATAGTAGTGGATGTTCCTGTCTCCCTGCGGGAGAGAGGGTACCATTCAGGGCCGGGTCCCGCAAGCCCCCTGCCTGGCCCCACTGCCACACCTCAGAAACCTGATGCTCACTATGAGTGATGAGTCGGCAGAGCCACCTCACACAGGGCACACCAGGGAACGGTCACCAAGGCAGCAGGGGGTCCTCACTTTAACGCTCAATCCCCCCAACCATGACCCAAAGCCCACCCGTGTGTCTCCAAGGCAGAGGCTTGGGGAGCACAGACCTGAACCCCACTCCATCCAAGAGCTGCACACGAAGGTCAAAAGTGCAGTGTCCTGAGACGATCCAGTGGGTCTTACCCCTGGGGCACTTCGGGTTGTCATTGTCATAATGACTGGGTGGGCGGGTGGCTGCTGTGCCTGACACTGGGGTGAGGGGCCAGGGATGCTGAGTACAGGACAGTCCTACCCGGTGAAGACCCCCCTCTGCCCAAATTCGAAGGTGCCCCTGCCAAGAAACACCAACTGGTCCCTCCTCATCTGGACCCAGAATTGCGGGGTGAGGGGGCGGTCAACTAGCTCAGGGTGTCCGGCCAAAGCCCTGGCCCTAGGTGTTCCTGTGGAGCCAGAAAGGTGGGAGAGGGCTGGGGGCTCACCACAGGGGTAGAGGATCCAGCCACTCTTgcctggccctgcccctgccTTGCACTCCAAGGGCCCCAGGCCAGTGGGACCAGGCAGCGCCTCCCTCCTGTGCCAGACTGACCTTTCCCACCACGTAGAGCATGTTGGTGTCCGCATCATAGAAGGGAAATAGCACACCTGAGGAGCCATCGAGGTCCACCTCTGtgacaggcacagagaggtcatcCTGCAAAGGAAGGAAGACCAGGAAGGCCTGTGGGTCACTCATGGAGGACCTTGGTGGTGCTAACATAAGAATTCCTGCCccagggctctgtgtgtgtgtatgtgtgtatgtgtgtgtgagagacagaccACCTCCTTTTGCCTTGCTGGCATTTTGCCTTTAACAAATCACTTCTCATATGCATGATGTCATTCCAGCCTTCCTCCTCCTGTATTATATCTACTATGAGGCAAAGAGATTCAGAGATAGAGAAGTCTGTTCAACTCTGGACAAGAGCTCCTTGAAATCAATACTACTTGGCCCGGTCTTCACCCccttcctcacccccacccacaTTGAACAGGCAGCTCTTCTTGCTCCCATGCCTCCCTATTTCATCCTAAGTCCTTGCTCCAGCTGTTCCTCCCATCCAGAAGGCCCTTTGCTTCTCCCACCCAACCCCGAGTCCTGGTCCCAGGCCCAGCCACCTCCCCTCCCTGACATCAAGGCTTCTCCTAAGTCCTAACCCCTCCCCCTCCTCGAATGACAAGATGCACAAGGTCTGGGTGAGTGCCATCAGGCTGCTGGCACCTCCCTGGTTGTCATCAATCAGTTTGGTCAGTGAGCGAATGcatgaatgaacagatgaagcAGCACTCGGCTAAGGGGTGCTGGGGAGGGTGCAGCGAGGGGCATTGGTAGGGCTGCTCTGGTGACTCACCTGGTCCCAAAGAGCCATCTGCCGGTTGTTCCACCGGGATGTGCCTGTGGACAGCAGCTTCTTCAGGTTTCCCAGAAACAGCACTTTGTTGGCCCGGTGCCCTTTATAGTTGGCTTCCTGGAGTGACATGTGTGGTCAGGGACTCCTTGGCTTCCACCCAAAATGCCTTCTTTTCTCATCCCAGCTTTGCCTGGGGGAATCCTTCCAGAGgcaccacctccaggaagccttcctggatctTTCCCATCCACATAAAGTCTCTCCCACTATTTTTGTTGcgggttctttttttaaattaagacagAGGCAGACTTCAGCCCAGCTCCATGTTTTTGCTAAGATTATTATTGAGCATTCACTACATGCAAGTGGGTACTGTCACCTGGGTTATTTCATTTAAACTTCCCAGAGGAAGGACTAATGTCCTATTgttgcagatgagaaaataaagccTCAGAGAGCAGAAAGCGCTTGTTTAAGGTCACACAGTGGATAGCAGTGGTACCTTATGGTCTCCTGACTCCATGTCATGCCTCTTAACAAAGCCAAGGCATATTGACAGCTTTGGAGTTAGACCAGGTTCAAGTCTCAGCTTTCAGTGTGGGCAAGTCCCTTAGCCTTTCTTAAGTCTTActcttctcatctgaaaaatgggtatGATATATTCAACACCTCCCAACAGATGGGGATAACATGCATAAAGACTTTGGCTAGAACACTGACAGCATTACTGCTCTGTTCTCAGAAGACCCTATGTTTCCCCCATGCCCACTCCACTTCTTGCTCCTCCGATCCCAAGCTGGACCCCAGCCCAGCACTAACCTGAAGGACGGTCCCTGCTCGGGGGTCTAAAACCCGAATCTTGCGGTCTTTACAGGCAGTGGCCAGCAGGCTGCCGTTGGTGTTGAAGGACATGGAAAGGATCACATCTTGGTGACAGTTAATTGTCTTCACGGGGCTCATGATTACAGACTCCTTTGAATCCAGGTTCCAGACCATCACCTGCACAGCAGAGAGCCAGCTCTgaacccagccccacccccagccccgtcCCAGTCCCCACAGTCACACGACAGCCAGGCTGCAGTGAAACATGGTATCCCCAGAGGGAAGCCACAGATGGCAGTCTGGCCAAAAGGCCTCGGGTGAGAGGATGGATCTGCCCGCTGAAGTGGCCACGTGGCAGGAGGGGGAAGTCAGCAGTCAGGCTGTCtagcagtgaaaagaaaacaCCATCTGCTTGGAGCAATGAAACATCCATGCTGGGAGGACCCCAGGGAACCAGCTAATCCAGGGGGTTTCAAACAGTCATTAGCAACAGTTTCCACCGCACAGTTAATAAGGGATGCTGTGTTTAGCTGCACAGGCTGTGCAGTGCACAGCTCCAGGGCAACCCATTCCCATAGTCCAAGATGTGAACAGAGCCCCCTCGAGTTGTGTACAGATAAAACTGTACAACCATAAGCAGTGATGTaaaaggcgctcagtcatgtctgattctttgcacccTGTGGActacaagtccatggaattctccaggccagaatactggaatgggtagcctttcccttctccaggggatttcccaacccaggtttctcacattcaggcagattctttaccagctaagccacaagggaagcccataagcagCAGCACACCCTATCTAAACAGATAACAGAGCACTTCTGATCAGAATGAGGTAGAGGACCTTTCAaccactcccatcccaccctcttATCCATCACAGAGGCTTCTGAGGTGCCTCTGTAAAGCCTTATAGAGTTGTGAAAGGAAGAGTTTAGAAGTTATGATGGCATCAACCCCATTTGTGTacagactgaggcccagagaagaatAGGGACTTTCCCAGGTCACACTGCAAGTCAGAGACTGAGTGGGAACAGAATCAAGATCTCCTATGCTGTGAATTTTCTCATTCCATAGGGCCCACAGCTTGCTAACTTGACAGTCAATGAAGGAGGGTGAGGCATCTCTGAGCAGGGTCCAGCTCACCCCCTCCAGGAAGACCAATGGATTGAACACACTAATGGCTTTGTCCCACACCAAAACTTATGTCTACCTGAAACCgcagaatatgaccttatttggaaatagggttttCACAGATTTAATGaggtcttgagaaacctgtatgcaggtcaggaagcaacagttagaactggatatggaacaacagactggttccaaataggaaaaggagtccgtcaaggctgtatattgtcaccctgcttatttaacttatatgcagagtacatcatgagaaacgctgggctggaagaaacacaagctggaatcaagattgccaggagaaatatcaataacctcagatatgcagatgacaccacccttatggcagaaagtgaagaggaactaaaaagcctcttgatgaaagtgaaagtggagagtgaaaaaagttggcttaaagctcaacattcagaaaactaagatcatgacatcccatcccatcacttcatggcaaatagatggggaaacagtggaaacagtatcagactttatttttaggggctccaaaatcactgcagatggtgactgcagccatgaaattaaaagacacttattccttggaaagaaagttatgaccaacctagatagcatattgaaaagcagagacattactttgccaacaaaggtccgtctagtcaaggctatggtttttccagtagtcatgtatggatgtgagagttggactgtgaagaaagctgagcgccgaagaattgatgcttttgaactgcagtgttggagaagactcttgagagtcccttggactgcaaggagatccaaccagtccattctaaagatcagtcctggtgttctttggaaggactgatgctaaagctgaaactccaatattttggccacctgatgcgaagagttgactcactggaaaagactctgatgctgggagggattgggggcaggaggagaaggggacgacagaggatgagatagctggatggcaccaccgactcgatggacgtgagtttgagtgaactccgggagttggtgatggacagggaggcctggcatgctgcaattcatggggtcgcaaagagtcagacacgactgagcgactgaactgaactgaattgaaagaggTATCAATACAAGGAGGCTATACTGGATTTGGGTGGGCCCTACAATGAccgatgtccttataagaagagaagacaCATAGATACACAGAGAAGAAGACAGAAGATGGAGGCAGAATGCAGTGATGCAGCTATGAACCAAGGAATGCTTGGAGCCCCTAGAAGCTAGAAGAAGCACAGAAGGACTCTTCCCTATAGCCTTTGGAGAAAGCATGGCCCTCCTAACATCTTGACTTTGGATTTCTGGCCTTCAGAACTgtggaaatacatttctgttgtcttaACCCACCCAGTGTGGTTCTATGTCAGGGGAGCCCCAGGAGACTAAATACACAAACCCACCTTGTAGTCGTAGCCGGAGCTGAAGAGGATGTTGGCAGCTGTGGGGTGCCACTCCACCAGGCCCACTTTGCGGGCGTGGCCCACCAGCTCCTTCCTGAAGGCTGTGAGATTCTTGGTCAGCAGCTGCTTGGGGATGTCCCAGATTTTAATCTGTCAGGAGAGACATAGCCCAAGGGGAGTATTAGCTGGGGTCCCCTCGTACCCCGACAACCCTGAGCAACAACATTGGCACTGCCCCGCAGAAGGGCCAGGGCAAGTCTCTCTGTATCTACCTGTCATTCAGTGGAGAGGCAGCTGGGGCTCCTCAGAGGGACAGGGGCTTTCCCAAGGTCCTCCAGCCCAAGCAGGGGCTGGAGATGAGCCCAGGCTTCTGGGAACCTGTGCCATCCTAACTGGTAGGTGAGTGGATGGGCCATAGACCTGATTCCCAGGCTGGAGATCACAGCAAGTCCACCTCTCAGCCTATAGAGAATATCCCTCAGAGTACAGTGGTCCCAAAGGCTCAGGGGAGAGCTCTGAATGCCAAGAGGAAGGGTTTATGCTATATCCTCAGGGTACTGGGAAGCCAGCGCAGTCTCTGGAGCAGGACAGGGCAGGGACAACCCCCAACCCCTTCTGTGAGAGAGGCCCCCTTGGATGGCCCAGAAGAGGAAGACTAAAGGTGAGAAGGTAGGCATTTAATGCTCCCAGTCTTATCCTTTTAAATCTTCCGTCTAAGTAAGATCTTCCTTCCCCACTGTCTATGAGATTATatggcataatattttcaagcCACAGTAAAAAATGCCCTTCACAGCATTTTATAGTTTCCCCAGAAGATGTGCATTCCCATCAGGAAATGACACTGATCTGCATTGGATGGTTGGGAGCTATTaggcccattttatagatggggagactgaggcccataGAGAGGAGGGGTGGCACCCCAAGTCCACGGAGCCCAGAACTTCTATCTAATTCATGCCCTCCTCACACAGTGACCTCACCTTGTCAAGGATGGAGGAGTCAGGAGCGTCAGAGATGCATCCAGATGCCATTCTATCTCCCTGTACCCCAGCCCCACTCCTCTCGGGAAAGGAGCACTCACCGTGGCATCTTCAGAACAGGAGGCGATCTCAAAATCATTGAAAGGGTTCCATTTGACATCTAAGACATTCCCTCTGTGCCCGCAGACCTTTGGGTAGTGGGGGTCCAACTTTCCTGTCTGTAAAACAGTACCCAGGGAGGTTGAGGAGAGGATGCGGCTAATTCCACTTTAGCATCTGGAGGAGAGTCACTAGGGCAGCCAGCAGTCACTGAGTGGACAGGAAGATGTAGAGGGCAGAGCTAGTAGTGAATCCAGGACTTACCACTAATCCCGGTGTGATCCTGGGGGAGTCACAACACCTCTCGGAGCCTCAGGAAAATGGAGGCAGTAACAGATATTTCAGAGAGTTCGAGTGAGGGTCATAGGAGGTGAGGGATGGGAAGGGTCCAGCGCAAATGTCTAGCACACGGTAGGTGTTTAATAAAAGGACATTTCTCTTCATATACTGCTGGCAGGAATGCAGAAATGGTGCAGCCACggaggaaaacagtctggcagctcctcaaaaggttaaacagagTTACTGTATGACCCCATAATTCACTCCTAGGTACAGCCCCGAGAGAAATAAAGACATACGTCTACAAAAAAAACGgtacaccaatgttcacagcagcattattcaaaatagcccaaaggtggaaacaacccaaatgtccataaatggataaatggatatatAAAACCGTAGTGTATTCATACAatgcaatatttttcaaaaaagggaatgaagtcatgtccaactctttccgaccccgtggactatagcccactaggcccctctgcccgtgggattctccagggaagagtactggagtgggttgtcatttcctcctccaggggatcttcccaacccagggataagaacctgcgtctcctgcattgcaggcagattcttttatcgctgagccacccaggaagccccagtatattcataaaatgaaatacgTTCAAAAAAGGGAAGGAAGTACGGGCACAGGCTACAACGTGGGTGAACACTGAAAACATCATGCTAGCTGACAGACACCAGACATAAAGAGCCACATATTGCATGATCTGCTTAGATGATCTACCAGATGTGGTTCTGCTGCTTGAGCAAAGAAGCACACTCCCTGGTACATAGAATTctgaaccctgactgatacatgTGAGAAGTCCAAGATAGCGgtaattccctggctgtccagtggtcaggactctgcgttttcactgctgggggcctgggcaTGTCTcaagttggggaactaagatcccagaagcttCTAGGTgtgacaacaataacaaaaatccaAAATAGTTAATCCATAGAGACTGAAAGCAGactagtggttgcctagggcatggggagtgactgctaatgggtatggggtttctgGGGGTGACGAAgttattttcaaattagtggtgatggttacacagcaTGTGAATATctaaaacccactgaattatacagttaaatggtgaattttacagtatgtgagttatgaaagtgaaagtcgctcagtcatgtccagctctttgcgaccccatggactatacagtccatggaattgtctagtccagaatactggagtgggtaccctttcccttctccaggggatctttccaacccagggatcgaaccaggtctcccagattgcagatggattctttaccagctgatccacaggGGAAGCATATgagttatacttcaattaaaaagaaagggtGGGTTTTTCCTggggcacagtggataagaatccacctgccaatgcaggagacacaggttcaatccctgatccgggaagatcccatatgccatggagcaactgaggcCGTGCAcgacaactactgagctggtgcTCTAGGGCCAGGGAGCTccaactactaaagcctgtgcacccttagagcctgtgccccacaaccagagaagccaccacaatgaggagcctgcgtactgcagctagagagtagcccccatccACCGCAGAAAAGC from Bos mutus isolate GX-2022 chromosome 8, NWIPB_WYAK_1.1, whole genome shotgun sequence carries:
- the CORO2A gene encoding coronin-2A isoform X2 — protein: MSWHPQYRSSKFRHVFGKPASKENCYDSVPITHSVQDNHFCAVNPHFIAVVTECTGGGAFLVIPLHQTGKLDPHYPKVCGHRGNVLDVKWNPFNDFEIASCSEDATIKIWDIPKQLLTKNLTAFRKELVGHARKVGLVEWHPTAANILFSSGYDYKVMVWNLDSKESVIMSPVKTINCHQDVILSMSFNTNGSLLATACKDRKIRVLDPRAGTVLQEANYKGHRANKVLFLGNLKKLLSTGTSRWNNRQMALWDQDDLSVPVTEVDLDGSSGVLFPFYDADTNMLYVVGKGDRNIHYYEISANKPHLNYLMEYHSYNPQKGIGVMPKRGLDVSSCEIFRFYKLITTKSLIEPVSMIVPRRSESYQEDIYPPTASAQPSLTAQEWLSGMNKEPVLMSLRPGAEPLSPQPLPSERTLSMPTAPTSPHLFNQTESLVAEDGRRPFSLLEEKAPRWAAEHRQEEKKTWLSDGFDIFECPPPKTENELLQMFYRQQDEIRRLRELVTQREVQAKQLELEIRNLRMNSPRL
- the CORO2A gene encoding coronin-2A isoform X1; the protein is MVFLKGWTTPISVPVPSMQNPIAGENGQQRPLLAAERKKGVLRVLPALFLQADREASGITPPAQVQRALLPRQALRTHFTRGETEAPGRSSPLFQATRRGSGGTRRQMSWHPQYRSSKFRHVFGKPASKENCYDSVPITHSVQDNHFCAVNPHFIAVVTECTGGGAFLVIPLHQTGKLDPHYPKVCGHRGNVLDVKWNPFNDFEIASCSEDATIKIWDIPKQLLTKNLTAFRKELVGHARKVGLVEWHPTAANILFSSGYDYKVMVWNLDSKESVIMSPVKTINCHQDVILSMSFNTNGSLLATACKDRKIRVLDPRAGTVLQEANYKGHRANKVLFLGNLKKLLSTGTSRWNNRQMALWDQDDLSVPVTEVDLDGSSGVLFPFYDADTNMLYVVGKGDRNIHYYEISANKPHLNYLMEYHSYNPQKGIGVMPKRGLDVSSCEIFRFYKLITTKSLIEPVSMIVPRRSESYQEDIYPPTASAQPSLTAQEWLSGMNKEPVLMSLRPGAEPLSPQPLPSERTLSMPTAPTSPHLFNQTESLVAEDGRRPFSLLEEKAPRWAAEHRQEEKKTWLSDGFDIFECPPPKTENELLQMFYRQQDEIRRLRELVTQREVQAKQLELEIRNLRMNSPRL